Proteins from a genomic interval of Papaver somniferum cultivar HN1 chromosome 4, ASM357369v1, whole genome shotgun sequence:
- the LOC113274352 gene encoding bidirectional sugar transporter SWEET14-like, with protein sequence MGLFTVDGPFVLVFGLLGNFISLMTYLAPVPTFYRIYKKKTAEGYQSVPYVVALFSSMLWIYYAFLKTDATFLITINSVGCVIETIYIAMYMAYAARKARVQTAKLLLFLNLGVFCLILLLTLLLTKGPNRIKVLGWVCVAFSVCVFAAPLSIMKKVIKTKSVEFMPFYLSLFLTVSAVVWFSYGFVLRDMYIALPNILGFIFGISQMILYAIYRKRKQPKTVEDEINNVVEISTVNASNAATLLNVAKLKEILPDVQIITISNGNMEDVQEQLAKEKNIRGAVLYQPQNVVEV encoded by the exons ATGGGGTTGTTCACCGTTGATGGTCCATTCGTTCTCGTCTTTGGCCTCTTAG GTAATTTCATCTCACTAATGACGTACCTTGCTCCAGT ACCAACATTTTACagaatttacaagaaaaaaacaGCAGAAGGGTACCAATCTGTACCATATGTGGTTGCACTATTCAGTTCAATGTTGTGGATATATTATGCATTCCTCAAAACTGATGCAACATTTCTTATCACCATTAACTCGGTTGGATGTGTCATCGAGACTATCTACATCGCCATGTACATGGCATATGCAGCAAGGAAGGCTAGG GTCCAGACAGCTAAGCTTCTGTTGTTCTTGAATTTGGGTGTGTTCTGTCTGATTCTTCTTCTCACTCTCTTACTGACAAAGGGACCAAACCGTATCAAGGTTCTGGGATGGGTTTGTGTTGCCTTCTCTGTGTGTGTCTTTGCGGCTCCTTTAAGTATCATG AAAAAAGTTATCAAGACAAAGAGTGTAGAATTTATGCCGTTTTACCTATCGCTTTTCCTCACAGTGAGCGCCGTTGTGTGGTTTTCTTACGGCTTCGTACTCCGGGACATGTACATTGCT CTACCGAACATACTGGGGTTCATTTTTGGAATAAGTCAGATGATACTCTACGCAATATACAGGAAAAGGAAGCAGCCAAAAACTGTGGAGGATGAGATTAACAACGTAGTCGAGATCAGTACTGTCAATGCTTCTAATGCTGCTACTCTCCTCAATGTTGCTAAGCTGAAGGAGATTCTTCCCGACGTACAGATTATTActatcagcaatggtaatatggAAGATGTTCAAGAACAACTAGCTAAAGAAAAGAACATTCGTGGAGCAGTACTCTACCAGCCCCAAAACGTTGTTGAAGTGTGA